Genomic DNA from Vreelandella subglaciescola:
GCGCCGCCCAGGGGCTGGCGTTTGGCCTCGATTGCCCGCTGCTGGGCGTATCTACGCTGAGAGCGCTGGCACTACAGGCACACCGCCAGTTGGGCGTTGACGCTATCGCCACGCTGATCGACGCGCGCATGGGCGAAGTCTATGCGGCGGCGTGGCGGGTGGAAGGCGGCGTCCCCACGCGGGTGGGAGACGAGGCGGTGATCGCCCCCGAGCGCTTTGTGCTGCCCGACGCGCCGGCTGACCGAGCGGAAGAAAGCTGGACGGGCGTAGGGTCGGGGCTTTCTCAAGGGCCATCTCAAGGGCCTTCCTTATGGGACGCCTTTGACGAAGCGGTGAAAGCGAGGCTGGCGCAGCGCGTGCCCGAGTTTGAGCCGCGCGCCGAGGAAATGGCCTGGCTGGCCGCGCATGATTTTGACGCCGGGCTGGGTCAACCGGCGCATTTGGTGCAGCCGGTGTATCTGCGTAACCAAGTGGCCTGGAAAAAGTAGGCTTGGAAAAAGTAGGCGTGGAAAAAGTCGGCATGAGCCCTGAGAGTATCCGCTGGGACAATATCGCGCTGCCCATCGGGCTGACGCTCGAGCAGCGCGCCGAAGGGCTGGTGCTGGCCGGCGATGAAAAACGCTACGGCAAGTCGCTGTACGTCGATTTTGTTGGCGGCAAGGCCGGCCACCGGCGGCGCTTTGGCGGCGGGCGCGGCCAGCTGATAGCCCGCGCCTGCGGGCTTTCCAAAGGCGTGACGCCAAGCGTGGTCGACGCCACGGCGGGACTTGGCCGCGACGCCTTTGTGCTGGCCGGTTTGGGCGCAACGGTGGTGCTGATTGAACGGGTGCCGGCGATTGCCGCACTGCTGGCCGATGGCCTGGCACGCGCGGCGCGCCACGCCGATACCGCCGAGATTGCTGCGCGCATGCGGCTGATGCCGGGCGACGCCACGGTCGAGCTGGCCGCGCTGGTTGCAGCGTCGGGGCAGGCCCCCGAGGTCGTCCATCTTGACCCGATGTTTCCCCACCGCGAGAAATCCGCGCTGGTGAAAAAAGACATGCGCATGTTTCGCGAGCTGGCCGGTGAGGATGCCGACGGCCCGCGTTTGCTCGAGGCCGCGCTCGACGTCGCCACCCATCGGGTGGTGGTCAAGCGGCCGCGCAAGGCGCCGCCCATCGAAGGGCCGGCGGTGGCGCATACGCTTGAAGGCAAAACCAGCCGCTACGATATTTACGTCCACCGCTCGCTGCGCCCTCGGCGCGGTCAGGAGGTTTAGATGCCGGTGTGGCGTGAGCACAATCATTTTACCCTGTTGCCCGAGTCGGCGAGCTTTCTGCCGGCGATGTTTGAGGCGTTCGCGCAGGCCGAGCGCTACATTCTGGTCGAGCTTTATCTGATGGAATCCGGCCGGCTGGCCGATCAGGTGATCGAAGCGCTGGTGAGTGCCGCCCGGCGCGGCGTGACGGTATGTCTGCTGCTGGATGGCTTTGGCAGCATGGGGCTTGCCACTCACGACCGTAAGCGGCTGCAGGACGGCGGCGTGGCGCTGCGGTTTTTCAACCCGCTGGGGTGGCATTCGCTGACCCGCAATCTGAGCCGTGATCACCGTAAAATCGTGGTGGTGGATGGCCGCGCGGCCTTTGTCGGCGGCTTTGGTGCGGTAGATGCGTTTCTTGACGCCTGGTATGAAATCGCCGTGCGCGCTGAAGGCCCGGTGGTGGCTGACTGGGAGACGCTGTTCAGGCGGCTGTGGGCCTCGCGGTTTACCCGCGGCGAGTGCACACGACCAGCACCGCGCCTGCCGCACGCCGCCGTCAGTGAGTCTGGCGGCAGCATGCGCGGGCGGGTGATGATGGGGCGAGGGTATCGTTATCAGGCCATTCGCCTGTCGCTGCAGTTCCGCGTGGACAACGCGCAGCGTCGGCTGTGGCTGTGCACGCCCTACTTTGTGCCGACGCTGTCGCTGCGTCGGCGGCTTAAGCGTGCCGCGCGCCGCGGCGTTGACGTGCGCCTGCTATTGCCCGGCGGGCACAACGACCACCTTAGCGTGCGCTACGCCAGCCAGCGCTTTTACGCTGCCATGCTCAAGGCCGGCGTGCGTATTTACGAGTTCCAGCCGAGCTTTATTCACGCCAAGTTCGTCCTTGCGGATGACTGGAGCAGCATCGGCTCGTGCAACTTCGATCACTGGAACCTGCACTGGAACATGGAAGCCAATCAGGAAGTGGACGATGCGCACTTTGCCGCCGAGGTGAATGCCCTGTTCGAGCGCAATTTCGCGGTCAGCGATGAAGTCGACGCCCGCGCTTGGGCGGCACGCCCCTGGTACCAGCGTGCCCGCGAGTGGCTGTTTGGCAGGCTCGACGGGCTGCTGACGCGGTTGAAATAATCGCCGCGTAGCGGCTTAACGGCGCTTTTTACCCTTGGCCGGCGTTTTCGGCCGCGGCTTGGGCTTGGCGCCGCGCCCACCGCTCGGCGCTTCCGGCGGCACGCGGTAGTGCAGGTACAAGTCCAGCACCAGTTCGGGCAGCTGTGTGGTCAACGCTTCCAGCCGCTGGGTATCGCCCGACAGCTCGGCAATGTCCGGCTCGTCGTCGAACAGCCCCGAGAGCAGCATGAACGGCAGCAGCAGGGTCGCGGCGGCCTCTTCGTCGTCGGCAAACCAGGCGCTTTCATCGCTGAACACGCCTTCCATGAAGCCTGCGCACCAGTCGCCGATGGGCGTTTCCTCGGGGGGCAGTCCGTCGAGGATCAGCTCAAACGGCAGTTCCACCAGCCCGCCCTGTTCCAGCAGCGCAATGGCGTTGTCGCGCAGCGCCGTCAGCAGGCCGGTAATCTCGGTGCGCTCGGCGTCATCCGCGTAGGCGGGCTCGCCCTGAAACAGCTCGACAAGCCACTGCTCGGCGGGCACCTCGCTCGGGGCGACGGCCAACGCGACCATGAAACCGTGGGTCGAGATCAGATCCAACGCGTCTTCATCGACCCGGTCTGAATCAAGAAAATCGTCCAGTTGCTCAAGCGCGTCATCGCTTAACAGCGGCTCGGGCGGCGCGGCCTCGGGGGTATTCTGGTGCGGGGGGGTCGGGCGCTGTGACATGCAAAGCCTCGCGAATTGTCGTTTGATAATAGCTGGCGTTGGAAAAGGATGAACAAGATGCCCAGTTTATCATCAAATGCGGCCGTACCACTGCTGGCCTGGCCCGATGAAAGGCTCGCCGGACTGGATAACGCCGCCCTTGAAGACGCCGCACGCACCCGCGTCACGGAGGCGCTTGAACGTGCCCGCGAGGTCTATCCGGGGCTGCCCGCGCCCGGCGTGTGGTTTGACCTGAAAGGCGCCTCGGCCGGGCAGGCGCACCTGGGGCGCGGCGGGCTGCGCTTTAACCCGGTGCTGCTGCGCGAAAATCGCGAGATCTTTTTTGCCGAGGTGATTCCCCACGAGCTGGCGCACTGGCTGGTGTTTCATCTGCAGGACGGGCCGCGCCTGAAGCCCCACGGGCGCGAATGGCAAGCGGTGATGCGCGAGCTGTTTGCGCTGGTGCCGCGCGTGACCCACCGGCTGGACGTGAGCCGCGCACGGCCGGCGCCGTACCGCTACCGCTGCCGATGCGGCGAGCATCATTTTACCCCTCAGCGCCACGCACAGCGGCAGAAAGGACGGCGTTACCGTTGTCGACAATGTGCTGATACCTTGGTCTATTGTGGCCGTGATGCCGCCCGAGAATAGTTTTAAATCATTGTTATTTAAGTAAAAAATATCAATACCAAGGTCTAGGAGAAAGACCGTGGGGAAGAGCGCTATGCTGGCGAAGCTAATACGCTGAGTGTCGCCGGCCGTGCAGCGGGTGGCAGATCACGAAAGCCACGCTGTTCCACGGAGGATCCCCATGAGCGAACAACAACAGTCCCCGCATGCGCCACAGCAGCCCCACGTTTATCCGGTGCGCGACGCTATCGCTGCCAATGCCTGGGCCGACCAGCAACACTACGCGGCCATGTACCAGCGCTCGATAGACGATCCGGAAGGCTTCTGGGCCGAGCAGGCCAGGCGGCTTGACTGGATCAAGGCGCCGACCACCATCAAGAACACCTCGTTTGATCGCGACAGCGTGGAGATTAGCTGGTTTGCCGACGGTGAGCTCAACGCCGCCGCCAACTGTCTGGATCGCCACCTGCAACACCGCGGTGACCAGACCGCGATTATCTGGGAAGGCGACGACCCCGCCGACTCGCGCCACATTACCTACGCCGAGCTTTACCAGCGCACCAATCAGTTGGCCAACGCGCTCAAAGCGCTGGGCATTGGCAAGGGCGACACCGTCACGCTGTACATGCCGATGATTCCCGAAGCGGCGGTGGCCATGCTGGCCTGCGCGCGTATCGGCGCGGTGCACTCGGTGATTTTTGGCGGCTTCTCGCCCGACGCCATTGCCCAGCGGGTGAAAGGCGCGCAGTCCAGGCTGGTGATTACCGCCGATGAATCCGTGCGCGGCGGCAAGCACGTGCCGCTCAAGGATAACGTCGATGCCGCCCTGACCCGCGAGGGCACCGAGGTGTGCGAAAACGTACTGGTGGTCCAGCGTACGGGCGGTGACATCGACTGGCACGCGGGCCGTGATGTCTGGTACCACGAGGTGGTCGAAAAACAGGGGCTTGAGTGCCCGGCGGAGGCGATGAACGCCGAAGATCCGCTGTTTATCCTGTATACCTCGGGCTCCACCGGCGCGCCCAAGGGCCTCAAGCACACCACCGGCGGTTATTTGACCTACGCCTCGCTGACCCACCACTACGTGTTTGATTACCACGCGGGCGAAGTGTTCTGGTGCACCGCCGATGTGGGCTGGGTGACCGGGCACAGTTACCTGATCTACGGCCCGTTGCTGAACGGGGCGACCACGCTGATGTTTGAAGGTGTGCCCACCTATCCGACTCACGGGCGCATGGGCGAAATCGTCGATAAGCATCAGGTCAACATCCTCTATACCGCGCCCACCGCGGTACGCGCGCTGATGGCCCACGGCGATCGGGTGATGGATTCGAGCTCGCGCGAAAGCCTGCGACTGCTGGGTTCCGCAGGCGAGCCGATCAACCCCGAGGCCTGGGAGTGGTTCTATCGCGTGATCGGCAACGAGCGCTGCCCGATTGTGGATACCTGGTGGCAGACCGAAACGGGCGGCATCATGATTGCCCCGCTGCCGGGCGCCACGCCGCTCAAGCCCGGCTCGGCGACAAGGCCGTTTTTCGGCATAAAGCCGGCGATCATGGACAGCGAAGGCCAGCAGCTTGAGGGCGAAGCCGAAGGCAATCTGGTGGTGCTGGATTCCTGGCCGGGGCAGGCGCGCTCGATCTGGGGTGACCACGAACGCTTTGTGAGCACCTATTTCTCGACCTACGACGGCGTGTACTTCACCGGCGACGGCTGCCGCCGCGACGCCGACGGTGACTACTGGATCACCGGCCGGGTGGACGATGTGCTCAACGTGTCCGGCCACCGCATGGGTACTGCCGAAATCGAGTCGGCGCTGGTGGCCCACGAGGCGGTGGCTGAAGCGGCGGTGGTGGGCTACCCCCACGCGATCAAGGGCCAGGGCATCTACATCTACGTCACCCTGGGCGACGACGCGGCACCGTCTGAGGCGCTCAAAAAGGAGCTGGCTCAGTGCATGCGCCGTGATCTGGGGTCTATCGCCGTGCCGGATATCATTCAGTGGGCGCCGTCGCTGCCCAAGACCCGCTCGGGCAAGATCATGCGGCGCATTCTGCGCAAGATTGCCGCCAACGAATGCGATAGTCTGGGTGATACCAGCACGCTGGCCGACCCGAGCGTGGTCGACGAGCTGATCGAACAGCGCGAAATCCACAGCAGTAGATGATAGTTAACTACCTGTTATTTCAATGAAAAATGTTACTACCAATGTCTAACATAAAGGGTCGTGAGCGGGGTTTATGCTAGGGTAAAAGAAGGCGGCCAACTATCGTCGCCTACGCCACTGGCGACATTTTATAAAGGCAGTGTACTTCCACGGAGAGGCAATCCATGAGCGAACAACACCACGACGTCTATCCGGTGCGCGACGATATCGCCGCCAATGCCTGGGCCGACAAAGCAGAGTACGCGGCCATGTATCAGCGCTCGATAGACGATCCGGAAGGCTTCTGGGCCGAGCAGGCCAAGCGGCTTGACTGGATCAAGGCGCCGACCAAAATCAAGAACACCTCGTTTGATCGCGATAACGTGGATATCCGCTGGTTTGAAGACGGCGAGCTCAACGTGGCGGCCAACTGCCTGGATCGTCATCTGGAAATCCGTGGCGGCGACACCGCGATTATCTGGGAAGGCGACGATCCGGCCGAGTCGTGCCACATTACCTACGCCGAACTTTACGACCGCACCAATCAGCTGGCCAACGCGCTCAAGGAAATGGGCATTGGCAAGGGCGACACCGTCACGCTGTACATGCCGATGATTCCCGAAGCGGCGGTGGCAATGCTTGCCTGCGCGCGCATTGGCGCGGTGCACTCGGTGATTTTTGGCGGCTTCTCGCCCGACGCCATTGCTCAGCGGGTGATCGGCGCGCAGTCGAAACTGGTGATTACCGCCGATGAGTCCGTGCGCGGCGGCAAGCACGTGCCGCTCAAGGATAACGTCGATGCCGCCCTGACCCGCGAGGGCACCGAGGTGTGCGAAGAGGTGCTGGTGGTCAAGCGCACCGGCGGCGATATCGATTGGCACGAGGGCCGCGACGTCTGGTACCACGAGATGGTCGACAAGCAGGCGATGGCCTGCCCGGCAGAGGCGATGAACGCCGAAGATCCGCTGTTTATCCTGTATACCTCGGGCTCCACCGGCGCGCCCAAAGGCCTCAAACACACTACCGGCGGCTATCTGACCTACGCCGCGATGACCCACCAGTACGTGTTCGATTACCACGAAGGCGACGTGTACTGGTGCACCGCCGATGTGGGCTGGGTGACCGGGCACAGCTATATCGTCTACGGGCCGCTGGCCAACGGCGCGACCACGCTGATGTTTGAAGGCGTGCCGACCTACCCGACCCACGGGCGCATGGGCGAGATCGTCGACAAGCACAAGGTCAACATCCTTTACACCGCACCCACTGCCATCCGTGCGTTCATGGCCCACGGCGACAGCGTCATGGACTCAAGCTC
This window encodes:
- a CDS encoding phospholipase D-like domain-containing protein, translating into MPVWREHNHFTLLPESASFLPAMFEAFAQAERYILVELYLMESGRLADQVIEALVSAARRGVTVCLLLDGFGSMGLATHDRKRLQDGGVALRFFNPLGWHSLTRNLSRDHRKIVVVDGRAAFVGGFGAVDAFLDAWYEIAVRAEGPVVADWETLFRRLWASRFTRGECTRPAPRLPHAAVSESGGSMRGRVMMGRGYRYQAIRLSLQFRVDNAQRRLWLCTPYFVPTLSLRRRLKRAARRGVDVRLLLPGGHNDHLSVRYASQRFYAAMLKAGVRIYEFQPSFIHAKFVLADDWSSIGSCNFDHWNLHWNMEANQEVDDAHFAAEVNALFERNFAVSDEVDARAWAARPWYQRAREWLFGRLDGLLTRLK
- a CDS encoding class I SAM-dependent methyltransferase, giving the protein MSPESIRWDNIALPIGLTLEQRAEGLVLAGDEKRYGKSLYVDFVGGKAGHRRRFGGGRGQLIARACGLSKGVTPSVVDATAGLGRDAFVLAGLGATVVLIERVPAIAALLADGLARAARHADTAEIAARMRLMPGDATVELAALVAASGQAPEVVHLDPMFPHREKSALVKKDMRMFRELAGEDADGPRLLEAALDVATHRVVVKRPRKAPPIEGPAVAHTLEGKTSRYDIYVHRSLRPRRGQEV
- the tsaB gene encoding tRNA (adenosine(37)-N6)-threonylcarbamoyltransferase complex dimerization subunit type 1 TsaB — protein: MALNLLALDASSSACSAALYRRDAEGERCLARFAMTPREHTRRLLPMVDEVLADAQLAPSALDAVAFGRGPGSFTGLRIAAGAAQGLAFGLDCPLLGVSTLRALALQAHRQLGVDAIATLIDARMGEVYAAAWRVEGGVPTRVGDEAVIAPERFVLPDAPADRAEESWTGVGSGLSQGPSQGPSLWDAFDEAVKARLAQRVPEFEPRAEEMAWLAAHDFDAGLGQPAHLVQPVYLRNQVAWKK
- a CDS encoding SprT-like domain-containing protein, which encodes MPSLSSNAAVPLLAWPDERLAGLDNAALEDAARTRVTEALERAREVYPGLPAPGVWFDLKGASAGQAHLGRGGLRFNPVLLRENREIFFAEVIPHELAHWLVFHLQDGPRLKPHGREWQAVMRELFALVPRVTHRLDVSRARPAPYRYRCRCGEHHFTPQRHAQRQKGRRYRCRQCADTLVYCGRDAARE
- the acs gene encoding acetate--CoA ligase — encoded protein: MSEQQQSPHAPQQPHVYPVRDAIAANAWADQQHYAAMYQRSIDDPEGFWAEQARRLDWIKAPTTIKNTSFDRDSVEISWFADGELNAAANCLDRHLQHRGDQTAIIWEGDDPADSRHITYAELYQRTNQLANALKALGIGKGDTVTLYMPMIPEAAVAMLACARIGAVHSVIFGGFSPDAIAQRVKGAQSRLVITADESVRGGKHVPLKDNVDAALTREGTEVCENVLVVQRTGGDIDWHAGRDVWYHEVVEKQGLECPAEAMNAEDPLFILYTSGSTGAPKGLKHTTGGYLTYASLTHHYVFDYHAGEVFWCTADVGWVTGHSYLIYGPLLNGATTLMFEGVPTYPTHGRMGEIVDKHQVNILYTAPTAVRALMAHGDRVMDSSSRESLRLLGSAGEPINPEAWEWFYRVIGNERCPIVDTWWQTETGGIMIAPLPGATPLKPGSATRPFFGIKPAIMDSEGQQLEGEAEGNLVVLDSWPGQARSIWGDHERFVSTYFSTYDGVYFTGDGCRRDADGDYWITGRVDDVLNVSGHRMGTAEIESALVAHEAVAEAAVVGYPHAIKGQGIYIYVTLGDDAAPSEALKKELAQCMRRDLGSIAVPDIIQWAPSLPKTRSGKIMRRILRKIAANECDSLGDTSTLADPSVVDELIEQREIHSSR
- the acs gene encoding acetate--CoA ligase, with protein sequence MSEQHHDVYPVRDDIAANAWADKAEYAAMYQRSIDDPEGFWAEQAKRLDWIKAPTKIKNTSFDRDNVDIRWFEDGELNVAANCLDRHLEIRGGDTAIIWEGDDPAESCHITYAELYDRTNQLANALKEMGIGKGDTVTLYMPMIPEAAVAMLACARIGAVHSVIFGGFSPDAIAQRVIGAQSKLVITADESVRGGKHVPLKDNVDAALTREGTEVCEEVLVVKRTGGDIDWHEGRDVWYHEMVDKQAMACPAEAMNAEDPLFILYTSGSTGAPKGLKHTTGGYLTYAAMTHQYVFDYHEGDVYWCTADVGWVTGHSYIVYGPLANGATTLMFEGVPTYPTHGRMGEIVDKHKVNILYTAPTAIRAFMAHGDSVMDSSSRDSLRLLGTVGEPINPEAWEWFYRVMGKKRCPIVDTWWQTENGGIMIAPLPGATPLKPGSATKPFFGVQPAIMDSEGQQLEGEAEGNLVILDSWPGQARSIWGDHARFVSTYFSTYDGVYFTGDGCRRDADGDYWITGRVDDVLNISGHRMGTAEIESAMVAHAAVAEAAVVGYPHDIKGQGIYIYVTLGDDVEPTDELKKELTQQVRKEIGPIASPDIIQWAPSLPKTRSGKIMRRILRKIAANECDGLGDTSTLADPSVVDELIEHRVNR
- a CDS encoding YecA family protein; protein product: MSQRPTPPHQNTPEAAPPEPLLSDDALEQLDDFLDSDRVDEDALDLISTHGFMVALAVAPSEVPAEQWLVELFQGEPAYADDAERTEITGLLTALRDNAIALLEQGGLVELPFELILDGLPPEETPIGDWCAGFMEGVFSDESAWFADDEEAAATLLLPFMLLSGLFDDEPDIAELSGDTQRLEALTTQLPELVLDLYLHYRVPPEAPSGGRGAKPKPRPKTPAKGKKRR